In one Acetobacter sp. genomic region, the following are encoded:
- a CDS encoding copper resistance system multicopper oxidase, with product MVESVFPKRTSIVRRRFVTGAAALSCGAAVFPALARKATIESMVSAELPEAASSFLLNVEKIPVRVGKQHAKGVGINGSLPAPTLRWREGDTVELQVRNHLHEDTSIHWHGIRLPADMDGVPGLSFAGIPAGETFTYRFPVRQNGTYWYHSHSGGQEQAGLYGALVIDPADKPAYTADRDYVVLLSDWTNADPMDIVSNLKFDGDYYNFRQRTVGTFLHDIRKDGLMASVRDRLAWGGMNMAPTDISDVSGIIYTYLMNGRSPAKGWVGLFRPGERIRLRFINAASMTLFDVRIPGLTMQVVASDGNDVEPVPVDEFRIAPAETYDVIVQPTTDEPYTIFVQSEDRTGYARGTLATHDGLLGPIPPMDPRPLRTMADMGMGSMKNMSMTGEPKSDPMAGMDMPSHEKTTPDSQSVEQDKTVHHHAAMHDMDMSNMAGMDMGNMDMPGMSMHHSMPHEGSSSSIKEQRAVSGSPAAMPETQPAKLKTGVEVQSLAPQPQNRLGEAGDGLDGNGRRCLRYTDLRALKPWTDPREPSREIVLHLTGNMERFIWGFNGKKFSEAEPIRLMLGERVRFVLINDTMMEHPIHLHGLWSELENGQGAFQPYKHTVNVKPGERLSYLVSADTPGLWAYHCHLLYHMDTGMFRTVVVS from the coding sequence ATGGTTGAGTCTGTTTTCCCGAAACGGACGTCCATCGTGCGTCGTCGTTTCGTTACCGGTGCTGCGGCTTTGAGCTGCGGCGCGGCGGTATTCCCAGCTCTGGCTCGCAAGGCCACGATTGAAAGCATGGTTTCGGCTGAATTGCCTGAGGCGGCATCATCCTTTCTCCTCAATGTCGAAAAAATTCCTGTTCGCGTGGGGAAACAGCATGCCAAAGGTGTGGGCATCAACGGCTCATTACCGGCTCCTACCTTACGCTGGCGGGAAGGCGATACTGTCGAGCTTCAGGTCAGAAACCATCTTCATGAAGACACGTCGATCCATTGGCACGGTATCCGTCTTCCGGCCGATATGGATGGGGTGCCGGGACTGAGCTTCGCGGGTATTCCTGCTGGAGAGACGTTTACCTACCGTTTCCCGGTCCGGCAGAACGGTACCTACTGGTATCACAGCCATTCCGGCGGACAGGAACAGGCGGGGCTTTACGGCGCACTGGTGATTGATCCAGCCGACAAGCCTGCTTACACGGCGGATCGGGATTATGTCGTACTGCTGTCCGACTGGACTAACGCCGACCCGATGGACATTGTCTCCAACCTGAAATTCGATGGCGACTATTACAATTTCCGCCAGCGCACGGTCGGCACCTTTCTGCATGATATCCGCAAAGACGGTCTGATGGCGAGTGTCCGGGACCGGCTCGCGTGGGGCGGCATGAACATGGCTCCCACGGATATTTCTGACGTGTCCGGGATCATCTACACCTATCTCATGAATGGCCGGTCGCCAGCGAAAGGGTGGGTAGGACTGTTCCGTCCGGGCGAACGCATCCGTCTCCGCTTCATCAATGCGGCTTCCATGACGCTGTTCGATGTGCGTATTCCGGGACTGACGATGCAGGTGGTCGCGTCGGACGGTAACGACGTGGAACCGGTGCCCGTCGATGAATTCCGTATCGCGCCGGCAGAAACATACGATGTGATCGTGCAGCCGACGACCGACGAGCCTTACACGATCTTCGTGCAGTCGGAAGATCGTACAGGCTATGCACGTGGAACACTTGCGACACATGACGGTCTTCTCGGACCGATCCCGCCCATGGACCCGCGTCCACTCAGGACGATGGCGGATATGGGTATGGGCAGCATGAAAAACATGTCCATGACTGGGGAGCCTAAAAGCGACCCGATGGCCGGTATGGATATGCCGTCTCATGAGAAGACTACGCCCGACAGCCAGTCAGTCGAGCAAGACAAGACAGTCCATCATCACGCAGCAATGCACGATATGGATATGAGCAACATGGCTGGAATGGACATGGGGAACATGGATATGCCCGGGATGTCCATGCATCATTCAATGCCGCATGAAGGAAGTTCGTCCAGTATCAAAGAACAGCGCGCTGTCTCCGGCAGTCCTGCGGCCATGCCGGAGACCCAGCCAGCAAAGTTGAAAACAGGTGTGGAGGTACAAAGTCTTGCCCCACAGCCACAAAACCGTCTTGGAGAAGCGGGAGACGGGCTGGATGGCAATGGACGCCGATGCCTGCGTTACACGGACTTACGCGCCCTGAAGCCGTGGACAGACCCACGTGAGCCTTCGCGGGAGATCGTGCTGCATCTGACGGGCAACATGGAGCGTTTCATATGGGGCTTTAACGGCAAGAAATTTTCGGAAGCAGAACCCATCCGGCTGATGCTTGGTGAGCGTGTCAGGTTTGTTCTGATCAATGACACCATGATGGAGCATCCTATCCATCTACACGGTTTGTGGAGTGAACTGGAGAACGGGCAGGGGGCGTTTCAGCCCTACAAGCATACGGTGAACGTCAAGCCGGGAGAACGGTTAAGCTATCTTGTGTCGGCGGATACGCCCGGATTGTGGGCCTACCATTGCCATCTGCTCTATCACATGGATACCGGCATGTTCCGGACAGTGGTCGTATCATGA
- a CDS encoding copper resistance protein B yields MAAVHGPSSKAEPMNKATAVPYVNGIMPVMDQRIYVHALLDQFEARYSGSGGQFRYDGQAWFGSDYNKLWLKSEGTVGTNGSFGDGDHEVLYDRSISRYFDLQSGVRLDIDHGPTRAWGAIGLQGLALYFFDAEATFYFSDRGVAGRLTGSYDIFITNRLILQPQTELNFYSNSDGARGVGRGLSDIDAGLRLRYEWHRKIAPYVGITYSKMFHDNVGFRDNSDAVGSGTNFIFGIRSWF; encoded by the coding sequence ATGGCGGCGGTACACGGCCCATCCTCGAAAGCCGAGCCCATGAATAAAGCAACGGCCGTTCCTTATGTTAACGGGATCATGCCCGTCATGGACCAGCGTATTTATGTCCATGCGCTCCTGGATCAGTTCGAGGCACGGTACAGTGGGAGTGGCGGACAGTTCCGCTATGACGGGCAAGCGTGGTTCGGTTCGGACTACAACAAGCTATGGTTGAAATCAGAAGGAACTGTTGGGACCAACGGAAGCTTCGGGGATGGGGATCATGAAGTCCTTTATGATCGCTCCATCTCACGCTATTTCGACCTTCAGTCGGGTGTAAGGTTGGACATCGACCATGGCCCCACACGTGCATGGGGCGCAATAGGCCTTCAGGGGCTGGCTCTTTACTTCTTTGACGCCGAGGCGACGTTCTATTTCAGTGACAGAGGAGTCGCTGGGCGTCTTACCGGTTCCTACGATATCTTTATTACCAACCGGTTGATTCTTCAGCCACAGACAGAACTTAATTTTTATTCAAATTCTGATGGCGCCCGTGGTGTAGGTCGGGGACTGTCGGATATCGATGCCGGGCTGAGATTGCGATATGAATGGCATCGAAAAATCGCGCCTTACGTTGGAATTACCTACTCGAAAATGTTTCATGACAACGTAGGTTTTCGAGACAATTCTGACGCAGTCGGCTCGGGAACGAATTTTATATTTGGTATTCGGAGCTGGTTTTGA
- a CDS encoding type II and III secretion system protein family protein, whose product MRINFFKFVFIFLYFFSCNLIDGMSSVAQAKISSIVTLEVGKGRLIELDASVTGAFAADPKVAEVRPASSKTLFVFGTGVGRTTISAVSNEGQPVAQYDVIVNPSQYAAHQAREDASRSAGINYDAHAGQNGIDFTGNAPNPENAQRAWEIAKDQAGKSEVYDRVRLKESTQVNLQVQIVEMSRQLVREIGVEWQNVNALGTSAVIGVATKNPLAALASSQSSFSFLSRFKIGGRQTTLETVIDALAQDQLIHMLAEPNLTTTSGEPASFLVGGEYPIPISSYNNTISVQFKQYGISLSFVPTVLSGGRINLHVRPEVSQLSSNGAVSFGEGNSSISIPAITVSRADTTVELGSGQSFAIAGLFQDNTTTQGLGLPGLGDIPILGALFKSNSFQHNQSELVIIVTPYIVKPVSNPELLSKPDDRWTAPDDYQRVFQMSQGDGDRKNNRKYKKEEKAPSDIGFMVE is encoded by the coding sequence ATGCGCATTAATTTCTTTAAGTTTGTTTTTATATTTTTGTATTTTTTTTCTTGCAATCTCATAGATGGCATGAGTTCTGTTGCTCAGGCGAAAATATCTTCGATTGTTACGCTTGAAGTAGGTAAAGGAAGGCTTATTGAGCTGGATGCAAGTGTTACAGGTGCATTTGCCGCAGACCCCAAGGTTGCTGAAGTAAGGCCGGCCAGTTCAAAGACACTCTTCGTATTCGGGACTGGCGTAGGACGAACCACAATCTCTGCTGTTAGCAATGAAGGTCAACCAGTGGCGCAGTATGATGTGATTGTGAATCCATCTCAATATGCTGCACATCAAGCGAGAGAAGATGCGTCTCGATCAGCAGGAATAAACTACGACGCCCATGCGGGTCAGAATGGGATTGATTTTACCGGGAATGCTCCAAATCCGGAAAATGCTCAACGTGCTTGGGAAATAGCTAAAGATCAGGCCGGTAAGTCTGAAGTTTATGATCGTGTACGCTTAAAGGAATCTACTCAGGTCAATCTGCAAGTCCAGATAGTTGAAATGTCTAGGCAGCTTGTAAGAGAAATTGGCGTTGAGTGGCAGAATGTGAATGCCTTAGGTACGAGTGCTGTCATTGGCGTTGCAACAAAGAATCCACTGGCCGCTCTGGCGTCAAGCCAAAGTAGTTTTTCTTTTCTATCGCGATTCAAGATCGGTGGACGGCAAACGACTTTAGAAACAGTTATTGACGCACTTGCGCAGGATCAATTGATTCACATGCTGGCGGAACCTAATCTGACGACGACCAGTGGTGAGCCAGCGAGTTTTCTTGTTGGTGGTGAATATCCAATTCCTATTTCATCATACAATAATACCATATCAGTTCAATTCAAGCAGTATGGTATTTCCTTGTCGTTTGTGCCGACAGTTCTATCCGGTGGACGAATAAATCTTCATGTAAGACCAGAAGTTAGTCAGCTTTCTAGCAACGGTGCGGTTTCTTTTGGTGAGGGAAACTCAAGTATAAGTATTCCAGCAATAACTGTAAGTAGAGCCGATACAACCGTAGAGTTGGGTAGCGGTCAAAGTTTTGCTATCGCTGGTCTTTTTCAGGATAATACAACAACTCAGGGACTTGGATTGCCTGGTCTCGGGGATATTCCTATACTGGGAGCGTTATTTAAGTCGAACAGTTTTCAGCATAATCAAAGTGAATTGGTTATTATTGTTACTCCTTATATCGTAAAGCCTGTATCTAACCCGGAGCTATTATCAAAGCCAGATGACCGTTGGACAGCTCCCGACGATTATCAAAGGGTTTTTCAGATGAGTCAGGGGGACGGAGATAGAAAAAATAATAGAAAATACAAAAAAGAGGAAAAAGCTCCTTCTGATATAGGATTTATGGTGGAATAA
- a CDS encoding A24 family peptidase: MLQYIALGAASFLLIFSAGTDIYSRRIYNSASFCIFFLAILVAHGRGDLTEEMVAVILIFPFLYTLWILRIFGGGDVKFILAVIPLVPLCRLVSMFLSISVAGIFVALCCLAVSRLGKWDQKYSVSLSGVSALRVKSPVSVPYGVAIAMGVLVETFRDQGMQ; encoded by the coding sequence ATGCTGCAATACATTGCGCTGGGTGCAGCATCTTTTCTGCTTATTTTTTCGGCTGGCACGGATATTTATTCGCGCAGAATATATAATTCAGCGTCTTTCTGTATTTTTTTTCTGGCGATTTTGGTGGCTCATGGACGGGGTGACCTTACCGAAGAAATGGTTGCAGTTATACTGATTTTTCCTTTCCTTTATACGCTGTGGATTTTGCGGATATTTGGAGGGGGGGACGTCAAATTTATTCTGGCTGTTATTCCGTTGGTGCCTCTTTGCCGTTTGGTTTCCATGTTTTTATCTATTTCAGTTGCTGGCATATTTGTGGCTTTGTGCTGTCTTGCTGTGTCACGTCTTGGTAAATGGGACCAGAAATACTCAGTATCCTTGTCCGGAGTTTCTGCCTTACGTGTAAAGTCACCCGTTTCAGTTCCTTATGGTGTGGCTATAGCAATGGGTGTTCTTGTTGAAACATTCAGAGATCAAGGCATGCAATGA
- a CDS encoding type II secretion system F family protein yields MNGIYEIFFYFLVVILCNILCVFSFFKQKKLNYYINKRFDSVIENKKNSDFFIDIIPETITTKAVKKTYVDYVLKILFAFDKNSEVCSMQELKKFCFFSLSVFVFCFVLFVSYFSFNIMVLFGFFFLWIAFVRFHFGGKINKFRINLVEQLPDTVFMMARSLKIGVSLSRTLELIARQSPEPTKSLFDDVVKKISVGKEFGEVLDELAIRAGISEYRFFSIIAKLQSRTGGGLADILDGFGKNIRKRVSAKRKAIALASEARMSCYVLSALPIFMAIVLAIMNPQYVSVLYKTHSGLKLLYVALCLFFSGIGSMFFITKMTLR; encoded by the coding sequence ATGAATGGTATATATGAAATATTTTTTTATTTCTTGGTAGTGATTTTGTGCAATATATTGTGTGTATTTTCATTTTTTAAGCAAAAAAAATTAAATTATTATATAAATAAGAGGTTTGATAGTGTTATTGAAAACAAAAAAAATTCTGATTTTTTTATTGATATTATTCCTGAAACGATAACAACTAAAGCTGTTAAGAAAACTTATGTCGACTATGTATTAAAAATACTTTTTGCCTTTGATAAAAATTCTGAGGTGTGTTCTATGCAGGAGTTGAAAAAATTTTGTTTTTTCTCTCTTTCTGTTTTTGTGTTTTGTTTTGTTTTGTTTGTTTCTTATTTTTCTTTTAACATAATGGTTCTTTTTGGTTTTTTCTTTTTGTGGATTGCATTTGTTAGATTCCATTTTGGCGGAAAAATTAATAAATTTAGGATAAATTTAGTTGAGCAATTACCTGACACTGTTTTTATGATGGCTAGGAGTTTAAAAATAGGCGTCTCATTATCTCGGACCCTCGAGCTGATTGCTAGGCAATCGCCTGAACCTACAAAATCTTTGTTTGATGATGTTGTGAAAAAAATATCTGTGGGCAAAGAGTTCGGTGAAGTTCTGGATGAGTTAGCGATTAGAGCTGGAATAAGCGAGTATAGATTTTTTTCAATTATTGCCAAATTGCAGAGCAGAACAGGTGGGGGGTTGGCTGATATTCTTGATGGGTTTGGAAAAAATATTAGAAAAAGAGTTTCAGCTAAAAGAAAGGCTATAGCATTGGCATCTGAAGCGCGTATGAGTTGTTATGTATTGTCAGCTCTTCCTATATTTATGGCTATTGTGCTTGCAATAATGAATCCACAATATGTTTCTGTGTTATATAAAACTCATTCTGGATTAAAATTATTATATGTAGCGTTATGTTTGTTTTTTTCCGGTATAGGGTCTATGTTTTTTATAACAAAAATGACGCTTAGGTGA
- a CDS encoding TetR/AcrR family transcriptional regulator, producing the protein MKKKNTREILIEEGLKAFLMNGFDGIGIQPILRNAGVTKGSFYNFFPSKEAYALEVIDAYSFRYEELRLRIFACDISPLNQLWRYFEELETEIKQAQEVAGCLYGVLSQTSTPHNEVLRNRVKVAFANWQEQLTILLEEAKTVGELEAEVNTTDLAGAIIDAYEGAVVRVRAEGDMKPMRRFRELTLQRLVPLS; encoded by the coding sequence ATGAAAAAAAAGAACACTCGGGAAATTCTTATCGAGGAAGGGCTGAAAGCTTTTCTGATGAACGGCTTTGATGGCATAGGCATTCAGCCGATCCTCAGAAACGCCGGGGTTACCAAAGGATCGTTTTACAACTTTTTCCCCAGTAAGGAGGCCTACGCTCTAGAAGTGATCGATGCCTATTCATTTCGATATGAGGAACTGAGGCTGCGCATCTTTGCCTGTGATATTTCGCCATTAAATCAGCTTTGGCGCTACTTCGAAGAGCTTGAAACCGAAATTAAACAGGCACAGGAGGTGGCAGGGTGCCTCTACGGCGTTTTGTCTCAGACCAGTACCCCTCATAATGAAGTTTTGAGAAACCGTGTGAAAGTGGCGTTCGCCAACTGGCAGGAGCAACTGACTATACTGCTTGAAGAAGCAAAGACAGTCGGAGAACTGGAGGCTGAGGTCAATACCACAGATCTGGCCGGTGCCATCATTGATGCTTACGAAGGAGCGGTTGTCCGAGTCAGGGCTGAAGGCGACATGAAGCCGATGCGGCGTTTCCGGGAATTGACCCTGCAACGACTTGTTCCATTATCATAG
- a CDS encoding AAA family ATPase → MSQFKSIDHGHSFEAAAKKNSSEFTIQGFVSDVASENVIREVLDEFHPGKFSLSCLSCSLAAVKLSRGLSPDILIIDVSGEEQPITALVELSNILEPNVKVLVIGDRQDANFYRQLTRGLGVAEYLYKPLNRSMVSRFFGPFLNEDEYTPEATRGGRVLGFVGARGGVGTTTIAANFSWYLGEVARRHSLVIDGDLYTGSLSILMGTKTDSGLRTAFETPQRVDELFIERSAQKIGERCDILSSQADISEIISISKAGPSHLIDVVKKKYNYISIDIPRGFGEISRSMMDLCEQKIIVIDPSLTSLRDVLRYIAYQKNGRYGARPLVVLNKLGEPGTLSLKEVTDGLGRAPDVVIPFLPRVINECEISGYPAARSKNSFSSAISILVQEAASVAMEKKKSKVGKIRSGIESMFLRFNS, encoded by the coding sequence ATGAGCCAGTTTAAGTCGATTGATCATGGACACTCATTTGAAGCGGCTGCAAAGAAAAATTCGTCAGAGTTTACGATTCAAGGTTTTGTTTCTGATGTCGCTAGTGAAAATGTAATAAGAGAAGTTTTGGATGAATTTCATCCAGGAAAATTTTCGCTATCATGTCTGTCTTGTTCTCTTGCCGCGGTAAAGCTTAGTCGAGGACTGTCTCCAGATATATTAATTATTGATGTTTCAGGAGAGGAGCAGCCCATTACTGCGTTGGTTGAGCTTTCCAACATACTTGAACCGAATGTCAAAGTTCTAGTTATTGGCGATAGGCAGGATGCAAATTTTTATCGACAGCTAACAAGAGGTTTGGGTGTTGCAGAATATTTATATAAACCTCTTAATAGATCAATGGTTTCAAGATTTTTTGGGCCATTTCTCAATGAAGATGAATATACGCCTGAGGCCACTCGCGGAGGTAGAGTATTAGGTTTTGTTGGAGCGAGAGGGGGGGTGGGGACGACAACTATTGCAGCAAACTTTTCATGGTATCTAGGTGAGGTCGCGCGACGTCATAGTCTTGTTATAGATGGTGATTTGTATACAGGATCATTATCTATACTTATGGGAACAAAGACAGATAGTGGTCTTCGAACAGCATTTGAAACACCTCAACGTGTCGATGAATTATTTATTGAAAGAAGCGCGCAAAAAATAGGAGAAAGGTGCGATATTCTAAGTAGTCAAGCTGATATATCAGAAATTATTTCCATATCAAAAGCCGGACCAAGTCATCTTATCGATGTGGTTAAGAAAAAGTATAATTATATATCAATAGATATACCTAGAGGGTTTGGTGAAATTTCTAGAAGTATGATGGATTTATGTGAGCAAAAAATAATAGTGATTGATCCATCGCTTACTTCGTTGAGAGATGTGCTGCGATATATAGCGTATCAAAAAAATGGCCGATATGGTGCAAGGCCTTTAGTTGTATTAAACAAATTAGGTGAGCCAGGAACCCTTTCTCTTAAGGAAGTGACTGATGGACTTGGTCGTGCACCAGATGTGGTTATACCATTCCTTCCTAGAGTTATTAATGAATGTGAAATATCAGGATATCCAGCGGCTCGTTCGAAAAATTCATTTAGTTCTGCTATCTCTATTCTTGTTCAGGAAGCTGCCTCAGTAGCAATGGAAAAGAAAAAAAGTAAAGTTGGAAAAATAAGGAGTGGTATAGAGAGTATGTTTTTAAGGTTTAACTCATGA
- the cpaB gene encoding Flp pilus assembly protein CpaB, translating into MKLYRYILYFSVAVLTIVCFVLMFRLATKQQPAPKIVQVTKPEPMVAVLVASKQLYAGEVLHPTDITGASIPKAFVLPGTVMDSSAARQNVVGSLLRVSIPKNAPVRGEDVVHAGDGGFLAALLSPGKRGVAMPVDPASAVGSLIWPGDYVDVLLMPTETHGEDSEGLETSSVKTLLQNVHVVAVDQHLVRGKGPIAAETQSARTVVLEVSAEDAQKLALAQKLGHLTLTLRSMTKSAEDVSSAGATWDDDIFESRVKEKKSKENKVEETQNSLHVFNGLTEVKDNAH; encoded by the coding sequence ATGAAACTTTACCGTTATATATTGTATTTTTCCGTTGCTGTTCTAACGATTGTCTGCTTCGTCCTGATGTTCAGGTTGGCAACAAAGCAGCAACCGGCTCCAAAAATCGTTCAGGTTACGAAGCCTGAACCGATGGTTGCTGTGCTTGTTGCCAGCAAGCAACTTTATGCTGGCGAAGTTCTTCATCCTACCGATATCACTGGTGCCAGTATTCCAAAGGCCTTTGTGCTGCCGGGAACTGTGATGGATTCATCTGCTGCCCGTCAGAATGTGGTCGGCAGCCTGCTGCGTGTGTCAATCCCGAAAAATGCACCTGTCAGAGGTGAAGATGTTGTGCATGCAGGAGATGGGGGTTTCCTGGCGGCGCTTCTGAGTCCAGGTAAAAGAGGCGTTGCCATGCCGGTTGATCCCGCGAGCGCCGTTGGCAGTTTGATATGGCCGGGTGATTATGTGGATGTGCTTCTCATGCCAACGGAGACGCATGGTGAGGATAGTGAAGGCTTAGAAACGTCGTCTGTTAAAACGCTTTTGCAGAATGTTCATGTTGTCGCTGTGGACCAGCATCTTGTGCGAGGGAAGGGGCCTATAGCTGCAGAAACTCAGAGCGCTCGTACGGTCGTGTTGGAAGTGAGTGCTGAAGATGCTCAGAAATTAGCACTAGCCCAGAAGCTTGGGCACCTGACATTGACGTTAAGATCTATGACAAAATCAGCGGAAGATGTCTCTTCTGCTGGGGCTACCTGGGACGATGATATTTTTGAATCCAGAGTTAAAGAAAAAAAATCCAAAGAAAATAAGGTTGAAGAAACTCAAAATTCTCTACACGTTTTTAATGGATTGACGGAAGTTAAAGATAATGCGCATTAA
- a CDS encoding Flp family type IVb pilin translates to MDYFIVQKIAESKAVERIRALFSDREGVTAIEYALIAGLIAVASFGAMKLVGTSLQTLFSTISTTLGSAPTSSGT, encoded by the coding sequence ATGGACTACTTTATTGTTCAGAAAATTGCTGAGAGCAAAGCGGTTGAACGTATTCGCGCGCTCTTTAGCGACCGCGAGGGTGTGACGGCTATCGAGTACGCTCTCATTGCCGGGCTGATTGCGGTTGCATCATTTGGTGCGATGAAGCTTGTTGGTACTTCCCTGCAGACTCTGTTCAGCACGATCTCCACGACGCTGGGTAGCGCGCCGACATCATCGGGTACCTAA
- a CDS encoding CpaF family protein, translated as MSLTPRFGKILPQTSVFSEENEDIFSVQHRETIVQWAELHGLCLERLDPVAVSKLPPERLIPEIERVVDETATEKRIQLNAREQKILANELVNDINGLGPIQPLLDDDSITDIMVNGPFKIFVEKSGKLVESGTKFRDRRHLMAVSQRIASAVGRRIDESSPTVDARLEDGSRVNIVFPPLALDGPYLSIRKFSRKKIDFKKLVENGSCSIQLAKILEIASRIRLNVIVSGGTGSGKTTLMNAMSRLIDPSERVITVEDAAELQFQQPHVVRLETRPPSIEGTGEITQRDLVRNALRMRPDRIIIGEVRGPEAFDMLQAMNTGHDGSMSTIHANTTRDAITRIENMVQMGNFGLPTSSIKTQIVGAVDIIVQIERQRDGIRRIVQVTDVSGIEGDIVTLNDIISFHIDGEDFNGKINGHYSVSRSRPSFYKTLIYYQLDHVWASIFEE; from the coding sequence ATGAGCTTAACTCCTAGATTTGGAAAAATATTGCCTCAAACTTCGGTTTTCTCTGAAGAGAATGAGGATATTTTCAGTGTTCAACATAGAGAGACCATTGTTCAGTGGGCAGAATTACATGGATTATGTCTGGAGAGATTGGACCCGGTAGCTGTTTCTAAACTCCCTCCTGAGAGACTTATTCCTGAAATTGAGCGTGTAGTCGATGAGACAGCTACAGAAAAAAGAATTCAGCTTAATGCTCGTGAACAAAAAATTTTAGCTAATGAACTTGTAAATGATATAAATGGTCTTGGACCTATTCAGCCGCTTTTGGATGATGATAGTATTACAGATATTATGGTGAATGGACCATTTAAGATATTTGTTGAGAAATCAGGAAAGCTGGTTGAAAGTGGAACGAAATTTCGTGACAGACGCCATTTAATGGCTGTAAGTCAAAGAATTGCTTCTGCTGTTGGAAGGCGGATCGATGAGTCAAGTCCAACTGTAGATGCTCGTTTAGAGGATGGGTCACGTGTAAACATAGTATTTCCTCCACTTGCGCTTGATGGTCCTTATTTATCAATACGCAAATTTTCCAGAAAAAAAATAGATTTTAAAAAATTGGTTGAAAATGGAAGTTGTTCTATTCAACTCGCAAAAATATTAGAAATTGCTTCTCGTATACGTTTGAATGTTATTGTTTCCGGAGGAACAGGGTCGGGGAAAACAACATTGATGAATGCCATGTCACGTTTAATAGATCCTAGTGAGAGAGTAATTACAGTCGAAGATGCTGCGGAATTGCAGTTCCAACAACCTCATGTTGTTCGTCTGGAAACACGTCCGCCATCTATTGAGGGAACTGGTGAAATTACTCAGCGGGATTTGGTTCGAAACGCATTACGTATGAGGCCTGATAGGATTATCATCGGTGAAGTCCGTGGGCCTGAAGCATTTGATATGTTGCAGGCTATGAATACGGGACATGATGGAAGTATGTCTACAATTCATGCTAATACAACAAGAGATGCAATAACTAGAATAGAAAATATGGTTCAAATGGGTAATTTTGGATTGCCTACGTCTTCAATAAAAACACAAATAGTTGGAGCAGTTGACATTATAGTGCAAATAGAGAGGCAGCGTGATGGTATAAGAAGAATCGTGCAAGTGACGGATGTGTCTGGAATAGAAGGTGATATTGTTACATTGAATGATATCATATCTTTTCATATAGATGGTGAAGATTTTAACGGAAAAATAAATGGACATTACTCTGTTTCTAGGTCTCGCCCAAGTTTTTATAAAACTCTGATCTACTATCAACTTGATCATGTTTGGGCAAGTATTTTTGAGGAATAA